A single genomic interval of Helicoverpa armigera isolate CAAS_96S chromosome 13, ASM3070526v1, whole genome shotgun sequence harbors:
- the LOC110384405 gene encoding neuromedin-U receptor 2 isoform X2 yields the protein MTDTMNESSVNATENWHEYIKLALTEVPYSSQIIFSVALFIIFVASLIDLLVTFPILIIIYQLLTQNSELFQYRYGVFSCNFVLCIHFLFINVLWNNSIMVMTALSIERYIAVCYPMMLKGTPMWRRVGRIILLIWTLAILETLPEFWMLEIFDTGTTLVCFSRPSQLGKIVTIVSAIGTFIVPLAIMIFVYTMIALRVNENNEMYKFKGTVINNGFKRKKVNKLIIALTVSFVFCWLPFFLLRTLMFAVDYEKFVQYHRWWSTAHKLSMFNSWMPTVLNPLLFSAMSIKFRKSFKKLWEGKLRKRNLRSEKSESTQSQRKKSTTYYQVE from the exons ATGACTGACACAATGAATGAAAGTAGTGTTAATGCCACAGAGAATTGGCATGAGTACATCAAGTTGGCTCTCACTGAAGTGCCTTACAGTTCGCAGATCATATTCTCAGTagctttgtttataattttcgtGGCCAGCCTCATCG ATCTGCTCGTCACGTTCCCTATTCTGATCATCATTTATCAACTGTTGACGCAAAACAGTGAGCTCTTCCAATACAGGTATGGCGTGTTCTCGTGTAACTTCGTGTTGTGCATCCACTTTCTGTTTATAAACGTGCTGTGGAACAACAGTATAATGGTGATGACGGCGCTTTCGATAGAGAGGTACATCGCTGTGTGCTATCCTATGATGCTGAAAGGGACTCCAATGTGGCGTCGAGTGGGAAGAATAATTCTCCTTATTTGGACGTTGGCGATATTGGAAACTTTGCCAGAGTTTTGGATGTTGGAAATATTTGATACAGGGACCACGCTGGTCTGTTTCTCCCGTCCATCACAGTTAGGAAAAATTGTGACAATAGTCAGTGCGATCGGCACATTCATAGTACCTCTGGCTATTATGATATTCGTATATACTATGATAGCGCTTAGAGTTAATGAGAACAATGAAATGTACAAGTTTAAGGGAACAGTTATCAATAACGGCTTTAAAAGGAAGAAAGTGAATAAACTCATTA ttgCTCTGACGGTGTCATTTGTGTTCTGCTGGCTTCCATTCTTCCTACTACGAACGTTAATGTTTGCGGTCGACTATGAAAAGTTCGTTCAGTACCATCGG TGGTGGTCCACAGCTCATAAGCTGTCGATGTTCAACAGCTGGATGCCAACAGTTCTGAACCCCTTGCTGTTCAGCGCCATGTCCATCAAGTTCAGGAAATCTTTTAAG AAGCTTTGGGAAGGAAAACTGAGAAAACGAAATCTCCGAAGTGAAAAATCTGAATCCACGCAATCTCAACGTAAAAAGTCAACAACTTATTATCAAGTTGAATAA
- the LOC110384405 gene encoding neuromedin-U receptor 2 isoform X1, protein MTDTMNESSVNATENWHEYIKLALTEVPYSSQIIFSVALFIIFVASLIGNIITCVVIYYDRTMHTATNCYLFNLAVSDLLVTFPILIIIYQLLTQNSELFQYRYGVFSCNFVLCIHFLFINVLWNNSIMVMTALSIERYIAVCYPMMLKGTPMWRRVGRIILLIWTLAILETLPEFWMLEIFDTGTTLVCFSRPSQLGKIVTIVSAIGTFIVPLAIMIFVYTMIALRVNENNEMYKFKGTVINNGFKRKKVNKLIIALTVSFVFCWLPFFLLRTLMFAVDYEKFVQYHRWWSTAHKLSMFNSWMPTVLNPLLFSAMSIKFRKSFKKLWEGKLRKRNLRSEKSESTQSQRKKSTTYYQVE, encoded by the exons ATGACTGACACAATGAATGAAAGTAGTGTTAATGCCACAGAGAATTGGCATGAGTACATCAAGTTGGCTCTCACTGAAGTGCCTTACAGTTCGCAGATCATATTCTCAGTagctttgtttataattttcgtGGCCAGCCTCATCGGTAACATCATCACTTGCGTAGTCATCTACTATGACAGGACGATGCACACCGCTACCAACTGTTACCTATTCAACCTGGCTGTTTCAGATCTGCTCGTCACGTTCCCTATTCTGATCATCATTTATCAACTGTTGACGCAAAACAGTGAGCTCTTCCAATACAGGTATGGCGTGTTCTCGTGTAACTTCGTGTTGTGCATCCACTTTCTGTTTATAAACGTGCTGTGGAACAACAGTATAATGGTGATGACGGCGCTTTCGATAGAGAGGTACATCGCTGTGTGCTATCCTATGATGCTGAAAGGGACTCCAATGTGGCGTCGAGTGGGAAGAATAATTCTCCTTATTTGGACGTTGGCGATATTGGAAACTTTGCCAGAGTTTTGGATGTTGGAAATATTTGATACAGGGACCACGCTGGTCTGTTTCTCCCGTCCATCACAGTTAGGAAAAATTGTGACAATAGTCAGTGCGATCGGCACATTCATAGTACCTCTGGCTATTATGATATTCGTATATACTATGATAGCGCTTAGAGTTAATGAGAACAATGAAATGTACAAGTTTAAGGGAACAGTTATCAATAACGGCTTTAAAAGGAAGAAAGTGAATAAACTCATTA ttgCTCTGACGGTGTCATTTGTGTTCTGCTGGCTTCCATTCTTCCTACTACGAACGTTAATGTTTGCGGTCGACTATGAAAAGTTCGTTCAGTACCATCGG TGGTGGTCCACAGCTCATAAGCTGTCGATGTTCAACAGCTGGATGCCAACAGTTCTGAACCCCTTGCTGTTCAGCGCCATGTCCATCAAGTTCAGGAAATCTTTTAAG AAGCTTTGGGAAGGAAAACTGAGAAAACGAAATCTCCGAAGTGAAAAATCTGAATCCACGCAATCTCAACGTAAAAAGTCAACAACTTATTATCAAGTTGAATAA